In Oncorhynchus nerka isolate Pitt River linkage group LG26, Oner_Uvic_2.0, whole genome shotgun sequence, one DNA window encodes the following:
- the LOC135559588 gene encoding caskin-2-like isoform X1, translating into MLLRAGAGVNGVSQDGHIPLHLAAQYGHYDVSEMLLQHQSNPCLINKTKKTPLDLACEFGRVKVAQLLLSSNMVVALLEGNSKEPADSGFNTPLHLAARNGHKDIIRLLLKAGIDINRATKAGTALHEAALYGKTEVVRQLLEAGIDVNIRNTYNQTALDMVNQFTTSHASKDIKQLLRGVLQVRALKDYWNIHDPTALNIQAGDVIMVLEQHMDGRWKGHIHDSQRGTDRVGYFPPNIVEVISRRSGGTLSRHASLPTQRHQLLSRAPLSSSLSSAPQTDDSYTLYTPNNPHMALPHAIGLSANPGRPPSSLSQPGCPLEDIWVLRNSHTAAGDRNSVGSTGSVGSTRSAGSGQSTESNTALNGQHHQTTALPDTAKPAPSAGDSGQPVPNKQPDLTAVVLGAPRRPMVNILRPGEQQFVSPQFVRPQQLLEGKDAEAIYQWLSDFQLEQYTGNFITAGYDVPTISRMTPEDLTAIGVTKPGHRKKISIEIGNLSIPEWLPEYIPAGLGEWLSTIGLPQYQRKLSENGYDSISIVRDLTWEDLQEIGITKLGHQKKMMLAVKKLCDIQRAILAAESVQGTLRRKPPGALHLVTIEPPDSASDCPSPHTPKMLTFQDSELSAELQTAMSSHYQEGPAIKSAVGMSRSQESIDARSRGSGRSQDPPTASITPHSRSQESLGGSSTSTSLSADSSPAKERNIPEGWDQRSILQQQQLPKQVPLGAATVFQYPAIPAKPKGPGSHSLGSSPQGSPAQRGFSYLHSHCGSTDVGHGSPTKPLAHTYHAMTLAPPKKRSQSLTRYALSDGEPDEEDDDLAPPSSTLESYATLTRRPGRSQLAGMQITPVKYGTVGRSQSFAVRARKKGPPPAPPKRLSSVSSSPSVGSTENMAPSPGGVETDSPGSVRSIAACLEASTEGKSLSRPRLDLLQPEPPLPSLNPSGLEPREASAGMRRRVQSECAPAQTDIPDHYPDPERGVKSDSEEEEPKAPGLDGSSSPHNSSSECIPFAEEGNLTIKQRPKVGGPPRAESTVEIPADKNRPTKTALEVPEFNLKESDTVKRRYKPKDHAGSSPTSDSEGQIGSDSSPGSRPQSQSCEEVSLVSLRISEASLEGLENLAVTGTPLKPPVSPKPHSSHGPPVTAPKPSRHSLAAATAIVPPTMTVNVVQSLAFSAPPSPTPSRCPPAPGLQCQAAQTGKPQVCVVGPGPGVESGPGLEVVQQQRLEQTSTSLEAALQAVERKLTQEDSTDGGSNTVKSAGNILDDIGNMFDDLADQLDAMLD; encoded by the exons ATGCTGCTGCGGGCCGGAGCTGGAGTCAATGGGGTCTCACAGGATGGACACATCCCCCTGCACCTGGCCGCACAGTACGGACACTATGACGTG tcTGAGATGCTGCTGCAGCATCAGTCCAACCCCTGTCTGATCAACAAAACCAAGAAGACCCCCCTAGACCTGGCCTGTGAGTTCGGTAGAGTCAAG GTTGCTCAGCTGTTGTTGAGCAGTAACATGGTGGTGGCTCTGTTAGAGGGTAATAGTAAGGAACCTGCAGACTCAGGCTTTAACACTCCGCTGCACCTCGCCGCACGCAACGGACACAAGGACATCATCCG GTTGCTGCTGAAAGCGGGCATCGACATCAACAGGGCCACTAAGGCTGGCACTGCCCTGCACGAGGCTGCCCTCTACGGCAAGACGGAGGTGGTCAGACAGCTGCTAGAG GCTGGTATAGACGTGAACATCCGTAACACGTACAACCAGACAGCCCTGGACATGGTGAACCAGTTCACCACCTCCCACGCCAGCAAGGACATTAAGCAGCTCCTACGAG GTGTCCTGCAGGTGAGAGCTCTGAAAGACTACTGGAACATCCACGACCCCACTGCTCTCAACATCCAGGCCGGGGATGTCATCATG GTCCTAGAGCAGCACATGGACGGGCGCTGGAAGGGGCACATCCACGACAGCCAGAGGGGCACCGACCGGGTGGGCTACTTCCCGCCGAACATTGTGGAGGTCATCAGCAGACGCTCAG GGGGCACCCTGTCCCGGCATGCCTCTCTGCCCACCCAGCGCCACCAGCTCCTCTCCAGAgcccccctctcctccagcctGAGCTCAGCCCCTCAGACCGACGACTcctacacactgtacacccccaACAATCCCCACATGGCCCTCCCCCACGCCATCGGCCTCAGCGCCAACccag GTCGGCCTCCcagcagcctctctcagcctggtTGTCCCCTGGAGGACATCTGGGTGCTCAGGAACTCACACACCGCGG CAGGTGACAGGAACAGTGTAGGGAGTACGGGCAGTGTGGGCAGCACCCGTAGTGCTGGGAGTGGACAGAGCACAGAGAGTAACACTGCTCTCAACGGACAACACCACCAGACCACCGCACTCCCAGACACAGCCAAA CCAGCGCCCTCTGCTGGTGACTCAGGGCAACCAGTCCCCAATAAACAGCCTGACCTGACTGCAG TGGTTCTGGGTGCTCCTCGGAGACCGATGGTGAACATACTGAGACCAGGGGAACAGCAGTTTGTCTCCCCGCAGTTTGTACGTCCTCAGCAGCTACTGGAGGGCAAG GATGCAGAGGCCATCTACCAGTGGCTGAGTGACTTCCAGTTGGAGCAGTACACTGGGAACTTCATCACGGCCGGCTACGACGTCCCCACCATCAGCAGGATGACCCCAGAGGACCTGACGGCCATCGGCGTCACCAAGCCAGGCCACCGCAAGAAGATCTCAATCGAGATAGGAAACCTCAGCATCCCCGAGTGGCTGCCTGAATACATCCCG GCAGGCCTGGGGGAGTGGCTGAGTACCATAGGCCTGCCTCAGTACCAAAGGAAGCTGTCAGAGAACGGCTATGACTCCATCAGCATCGTACGGGACCTGACCTGGGAGGACCTGCAGGAGATAGGCATCACCAAGCTGGGCCACCAGAAGAAGATGATGCTGGCCGTGAAGAAGCTGTGTGACATCCAGAGGGCCATCCTGGCTGCAGAATCTGTCCAGGGCACGTTGCGCCGCAAGCCCCCTGGAGCCCTTCACCTGGTCACCATTGAGCCCCCTGACAGCGCCTCCGACTGCCCCTCGCCCCACACCCCCAAGATGCTGACCTTCCAGGACAGCGAGCTGAGCGCTGAGCTGCAGACAGCCATGTCCAGCCACTACCAGGAGGGCCCGGCCATCAAGAGTGCCGTGGGCATGTCTCGGAGCCAAGAGAGCATCGACGCCCGGTCCAGGGGCTCAGGGCGCTCCCAGGACCCCCCCACGGCCTCCATCACTCCCCACAGCCGCTCACAGGAGAGCCTAGGGGGCAGCAGTACCTCCACCAGCCTCAGTGCTGACAGCAGCCCTGCCAAGGAGAGGAACATTCCAGAAGGCTGGGACCAGAGGTCCATACTACAGCAGCAGCAGCTTCCCAAGCAGGTCCCCCTGGGGGCAGCCACCGTGTTCCAGTACCCAGCCATCCCAGCCAAGCCTAAAGGCCCTGGGTCTCACTCCCTAGGCTCCTCTCCCCAGGGCTCCCCGGCCCAGAGGGGCTTCAGCTACCTCCACTCCCACTGTGGCAGCACCGACGTGGGCCACGGCTCGCCCACCAAGCCCTTGGCACACACCTACCACGCCATGACCCTGGCCCCGCCTAAgaagcgcagccagagcctgacACGCTATGCCCTGTCAGACGGCGAACCAGACGAAGAGGATGACGACTTGGCTCCGCCCTCTAGCACCCTAGAGTCCTACGCCACCCTGACCCGCCGGCCCGGACGCAGCCAGCTGGCAGGCATGCAGATCACACCCGTAAAGTACGGCACTGTGGGACGTAGCCAGTCCTTTGCCGTGCGCGCTCGTAAAAAGGGTCCCCCTCCAGCCCCGCCCAAGAGACTGAGCTCGGTGAGCAGCAGCCCCAGCGTTGGGTCCACTGAGAATATGGCGCCCTCTCCTGGGGGGGTGGAGACAGACAGTCCAGGGAGCGTGAGGAGCATCGCAGCCTGTCTGGAGGCCTCCACTGAGGGGAAGAGCCTGTCCAGGCCCAGGCTGGACCTCCTCCAACCAgagcctcccctccccagcctcaACCCCTCAGGACTGGAGCCCAGAGAGGCCTCTgcagggatgaggaggagggtgcAGAGCGAATGTGCTCCAGCCCAAACCGACATCCCAGACCATTACCCAGACCCAGAGCGAGGGGTGAAGTCAGACTCTGAGGAGGAGGAACCTAAGGCACCGGGTTTGGATGGCTCCTCATCCCCTCACAATAGCTCCAGCGAGTGTATCCCCTTCGCCGAGGAGGGCAACCTCACCATCAAGCAGAGGCCCAAGGTGGGAGGGCCGCCCAGGGCCGAGAGCACTGTGGAGATCCCGGCAGACAAGAACCGGCCTACCAAGACAGCCCTGGAGGTGCCTGAGTTTAACCTGAAGGAGTCAGACACTGTGAAGCGGAGATACAAGCCTAAAGACCATGCTGGCAGCTCTCCCACCAGTGACAGTGAGGGCCAGATAGGGTCAGACTCCAGTCCAGGCAGCAGGCCCCAGTCCCAAAGCTGTGAGGAGGTGAGTCTGGTCAGTCTGAGGATCAGTGAGGCCAGTCTGGAGGGGCTGGAGAACCTAGCAGTGACAGGCACACCCCTCAAACCCCCCGTCTCCCCCAAGCCTCACAGCTCCCACGGACCCCCCGTCACAGCCCCAAAACCGTCCCGACACAGTCTGGCTGCTGCTACAG CCATAGTGCCGCCCACTATGACTGTCAACGTGGTACAAAGTCTTGCCTTCTCAGCCCCACCATCACCCACACCCAGCCGGTGTCCCCCAGCCCCAGGGCTTCAGTGCCAGGCAGCCCAGACAGGCAAGCCCCAGGTCTGTGTGGTCGGCCCAGGCCCAGGGGTAGAGTCTGGCCCGGGGTTAGAGGTGGTGCAGCAACAGAGGCTGGAGCAGACCAGCACCTCTCTGGAGGCAGCACTGCAGGCTGTGGAGAGAAAACTCACCCAGGAGGACAGCACTGACGG TGGGTCGAACACAGTGAAGTCAGCGGGCAACATTCTGGATGACATTGGCAACATGTTTGATGACCTTGCTGACCAGCTAGATGCCATGCTGGACTAA
- the LOC135559588 gene encoding caskin-2-like isoform X6: MRPLHYAAWQGKADSVLMLLRAGAGVNGVSQDGHIPLHLAAQYGHYDVSEMLLQHQSNPCLINKTKKTPLDLACEFGRVKVAQLLLSSNMVVALLEGNSKEPADSGFNTPLHLAARNGHKDIIRLLLKAGIDINRATKAGTALHEAALYGKTEVVRQLLEAGIDVNIRNTYNQTALDMVNQFTTSHASKDIKQLLRDATGVLQVRALKDYWNIHDPTALNIQAGDVIMVLEQHMDGRWKGHIHDSQRGTDRVGYFPPNIVEVISRRSGGTLSRHASLPTQRHQLLSRAPLSSSLSSAPQTDDSYTLYTPNNPHMALPHAIGLSANPGRPPSSLSQPGCPLEDIWVLRNSHTAGDRNSVGSTGSVGSTRSAGSGQSTESNTALNGQHHQTTALPDTAKPAPSAGDSGQPVPNKQPDLTAVVLGAPRRPMVNILRPGEQQFVSPQFVRPQQLLEGKDAEAIYQWLSDFQLEQYTGNFITAGYDVPTISRMTPEDLTAIGVTKPGHRKKISIEIGNLSIPEWLPEYIPAGLGEWLSTIGLPQYQRKLSENGYDSISIVRDLTWEDLQEIGITKLGHQKKMMLAVKKLCDIQRAILAAESVQGTLRRKPPGALHLVTIEPPDSASDCPSPHTPKMLTFQDSELSAELQTAMSSHYQEGPAIKSAVGMSRSQESIDARSRGSGRSQDPPTASITPHSRSQESLGGSSTSTSLSADSSPAKERNIPEGWDQRSILQQQQLPKQVPLGAATVFQYPAIPAKPKGPGSHSLGSSPQGSPAQRGFSYLHSHCGSTDVGHGSPTKPLAHTYHAMTLAPPKKRSQSLTRYALSDGEPDEEDDDLAPPSSTLESYATLTRRPGRSQLAGMQITPVKYGTVGRSQSFAVRARKKGPPPAPPKRLSSVSSSPSVGSTENMAPSPGGVETDSPGSVRSIAACLEASTEGKSLSRPRLDLLQPEPPLPSLNPSGLEPREASAGMRRRVQSECAPAQTDIPDHYPDPERGVKSDSEEEEPKAPGLDGSSSPHNSSSECIPFAEEGNLTIKQRPKVGGPPRAESTVEIPADKNRPTKTALEVPEFNLKESDTVKRRYKPKDHAGSSPTSDSEGQIGSDSSPGSRPQSQSCEEVSLVSLRISEASLEGLENLAVTGTPLKPPVSPKPHSSHGPPVTAPKPSRHSLAAATAIVPPTMTVNVVQSLAFSAPPSPTPSRCPPAPGLQCQAAQTGKPQVCVVGPGPGVESGPGLEVVQQQRLEQTSTSLEAALQAVERKLTQEDSTDGGSNTVKSAGNILDDIGNMFDDLADQLDAMLD; the protein is encoded by the exons atgCGTCCGCTCCACTATGCAGCATGGCAGGGCAAGGCTGACTCTGTCCTTATGCTGCTGCGGGCCGGAGCTGGAGTCAATGGGGTCTCACAGGATGGACACATCCCCCTGCACCTGGCCGCACAGTACGGACACTATGACGTG tcTGAGATGCTGCTGCAGCATCAGTCCAACCCCTGTCTGATCAACAAAACCAAGAAGACCCCCCTAGACCTGGCCTGTGAGTTCGGTAGAGTCAAG GTTGCTCAGCTGTTGTTGAGCAGTAACATGGTGGTGGCTCTGTTAGAGGGTAATAGTAAGGAACCTGCAGACTCAGGCTTTAACACTCCGCTGCACCTCGCCGCACGCAACGGACACAAGGACATCATCCG GTTGCTGCTGAAAGCGGGCATCGACATCAACAGGGCCACTAAGGCTGGCACTGCCCTGCACGAGGCTGCCCTCTACGGCAAGACGGAGGTGGTCAGACAGCTGCTAGAG GCTGGTATAGACGTGAACATCCGTAACACGTACAACCAGACAGCCCTGGACATGGTGAACCAGTTCACCACCTCCCACGCCAGCAAGGACATTAAGCAGCTCCTACGAG ATGCTACAGGTGTCCTGCAGGTGAGAGCTCTGAAAGACTACTGGAACATCCACGACCCCACTGCTCTCAACATCCAGGCCGGGGATGTCATCATG GTCCTAGAGCAGCACATGGACGGGCGCTGGAAGGGGCACATCCACGACAGCCAGAGGGGCACCGACCGGGTGGGCTACTTCCCGCCGAACATTGTGGAGGTCATCAGCAGACGCTCAG GGGGCACCCTGTCCCGGCATGCCTCTCTGCCCACCCAGCGCCACCAGCTCCTCTCCAGAgcccccctctcctccagcctGAGCTCAGCCCCTCAGACCGACGACTcctacacactgtacacccccaACAATCCCCACATGGCCCTCCCCCACGCCATCGGCCTCAGCGCCAACccag GTCGGCCTCCcagcagcctctctcagcctggtTGTCCCCTGGAGGACATCTGGGTGCTCAGGAACTCACACACCGCGG GTGACAGGAACAGTGTAGGGAGTACGGGCAGTGTGGGCAGCACCCGTAGTGCTGGGAGTGGACAGAGCACAGAGAGTAACACTGCTCTCAACGGACAACACCACCAGACCACCGCACTCCCAGACACAGCCAAA CCAGCGCCCTCTGCTGGTGACTCAGGGCAACCAGTCCCCAATAAACAGCCTGACCTGACTGCAG TGGTTCTGGGTGCTCCTCGGAGACCGATGGTGAACATACTGAGACCAGGGGAACAGCAGTTTGTCTCCCCGCAGTTTGTACGTCCTCAGCAGCTACTGGAGGGCAAG GATGCAGAGGCCATCTACCAGTGGCTGAGTGACTTCCAGTTGGAGCAGTACACTGGGAACTTCATCACGGCCGGCTACGACGTCCCCACCATCAGCAGGATGACCCCAGAGGACCTGACGGCCATCGGCGTCACCAAGCCAGGCCACCGCAAGAAGATCTCAATCGAGATAGGAAACCTCAGCATCCCCGAGTGGCTGCCTGAATACATCCCG GCAGGCCTGGGGGAGTGGCTGAGTACCATAGGCCTGCCTCAGTACCAAAGGAAGCTGTCAGAGAACGGCTATGACTCCATCAGCATCGTACGGGACCTGACCTGGGAGGACCTGCAGGAGATAGGCATCACCAAGCTGGGCCACCAGAAGAAGATGATGCTGGCCGTGAAGAAGCTGTGTGACATCCAGAGGGCCATCCTGGCTGCAGAATCTGTCCAGGGCACGTTGCGCCGCAAGCCCCCTGGAGCCCTTCACCTGGTCACCATTGAGCCCCCTGACAGCGCCTCCGACTGCCCCTCGCCCCACACCCCCAAGATGCTGACCTTCCAGGACAGCGAGCTGAGCGCTGAGCTGCAGACAGCCATGTCCAGCCACTACCAGGAGGGCCCGGCCATCAAGAGTGCCGTGGGCATGTCTCGGAGCCAAGAGAGCATCGACGCCCGGTCCAGGGGCTCAGGGCGCTCCCAGGACCCCCCCACGGCCTCCATCACTCCCCACAGCCGCTCACAGGAGAGCCTAGGGGGCAGCAGTACCTCCACCAGCCTCAGTGCTGACAGCAGCCCTGCCAAGGAGAGGAACATTCCAGAAGGCTGGGACCAGAGGTCCATACTACAGCAGCAGCAGCTTCCCAAGCAGGTCCCCCTGGGGGCAGCCACCGTGTTCCAGTACCCAGCCATCCCAGCCAAGCCTAAAGGCCCTGGGTCTCACTCCCTAGGCTCCTCTCCCCAGGGCTCCCCGGCCCAGAGGGGCTTCAGCTACCTCCACTCCCACTGTGGCAGCACCGACGTGGGCCACGGCTCGCCCACCAAGCCCTTGGCACACACCTACCACGCCATGACCCTGGCCCCGCCTAAgaagcgcagccagagcctgacACGCTATGCCCTGTCAGACGGCGAACCAGACGAAGAGGATGACGACTTGGCTCCGCCCTCTAGCACCCTAGAGTCCTACGCCACCCTGACCCGCCGGCCCGGACGCAGCCAGCTGGCAGGCATGCAGATCACACCCGTAAAGTACGGCACTGTGGGACGTAGCCAGTCCTTTGCCGTGCGCGCTCGTAAAAAGGGTCCCCCTCCAGCCCCGCCCAAGAGACTGAGCTCGGTGAGCAGCAGCCCCAGCGTTGGGTCCACTGAGAATATGGCGCCCTCTCCTGGGGGGGTGGAGACAGACAGTCCAGGGAGCGTGAGGAGCATCGCAGCCTGTCTGGAGGCCTCCACTGAGGGGAAGAGCCTGTCCAGGCCCAGGCTGGACCTCCTCCAACCAgagcctcccctccccagcctcaACCCCTCAGGACTGGAGCCCAGAGAGGCCTCTgcagggatgaggaggagggtgcAGAGCGAATGTGCTCCAGCCCAAACCGACATCCCAGACCATTACCCAGACCCAGAGCGAGGGGTGAAGTCAGACTCTGAGGAGGAGGAACCTAAGGCACCGGGTTTGGATGGCTCCTCATCCCCTCACAATAGCTCCAGCGAGTGTATCCCCTTCGCCGAGGAGGGCAACCTCACCATCAAGCAGAGGCCCAAGGTGGGAGGGCCGCCCAGGGCCGAGAGCACTGTGGAGATCCCGGCAGACAAGAACCGGCCTACCAAGACAGCCCTGGAGGTGCCTGAGTTTAACCTGAAGGAGTCAGACACTGTGAAGCGGAGATACAAGCCTAAAGACCATGCTGGCAGCTCTCCCACCAGTGACAGTGAGGGCCAGATAGGGTCAGACTCCAGTCCAGGCAGCAGGCCCCAGTCCCAAAGCTGTGAGGAGGTGAGTCTGGTCAGTCTGAGGATCAGTGAGGCCAGTCTGGAGGGGCTGGAGAACCTAGCAGTGACAGGCACACCCCTCAAACCCCCCGTCTCCCCCAAGCCTCACAGCTCCCACGGACCCCCCGTCACAGCCCCAAAACCGTCCCGACACAGTCTGGCTGCTGCTACAG CCATAGTGCCGCCCACTATGACTGTCAACGTGGTACAAAGTCTTGCCTTCTCAGCCCCACCATCACCCACACCCAGCCGGTGTCCCCCAGCCCCAGGGCTTCAGTGCCAGGCAGCCCAGACAGGCAAGCCCCAGGTCTGTGTGGTCGGCCCAGGCCCAGGGGTAGAGTCTGGCCCGGGGTTAGAGGTGGTGCAGCAACAGAGGCTGGAGCAGACCAGCACCTCTCTGGAGGCAGCACTGCAGGCTGTGGAGAGAAAACTCACCCAGGAGGACAGCACTGACGG TGGGTCGAACACAGTGAAGTCAGCGGGCAACATTCTGGATGACATTGGCAACATGTTTGATGACCTTGCTGACCAGCTAGATGCCATGCTGGACTAA